A stretch of Prinia subflava isolate CZ2003 ecotype Zambia chromosome 14, Cam_Psub_1.2, whole genome shotgun sequence DNA encodes these proteins:
- the USP19 gene encoding ubiquitin carboxyl-terminal hydrolase 19 isoform X2 produces MSSSTNVPGQRRVSRGLDDATNKKKQKDRANQESKEVSRPELEQAETAQEKDSEEELLLDWKQNADEIIIKLNLGSGALKVEDVRADFTDTDCVVRLPDGRQWSCQFYEEIEGSCSKIQCKKGNFLQLVLQKKIPLHHWSSLLKKRKDGSKELAKGTACWENGKEKAASIELTPEEPRAEGTEPPRSRREPSNPKRAPGRSEALGGKSPASPGTQSGPSAKRAVYLKVAPTEEEPNARVTGNTEPGKGHSGRASSRRNGRANQVDAPAALADLALPFEKAVVLAKETVPVEMPPLAATTEVFPHRVAACVEKRVLQPGSPTEALRSRDCLPILGESSKAIPVATPPMGRDGEKRDWSKEDVALEAAADEPEPFVSLTFVKNDSYEKGNDLVVVHVYVKEIHKETSKVLFREQDFTLVFQTSDTNFLRLHPGCGPHTVFRWQVKLRNLIEPDQCTYNFTVSRIDVCLKKRQSQRWGGLEAPATRVGGAKVAMPTGPTPLDKNPPGSNQHPLSSKEEARTSDKEKPRVEDGALDGVAAHTPPEHLAVKQEPHIPSPKPTCMVPPMTHSPVSAESVEDDEDEDEKKKVCLPGFTGLVNLGNTCFMNSVIQSLSNTRELRDYFHDRSFESEINYNNPLGTGGRLAIGFAMLLRALWKGTHHAFQPSKLKAIVASKASQFTGYAQHDAQEFMAFLLDGLHEDLNRIQNKPYTETVDSDGRPDEVVAEEAWQRHKMRNDSFIVDLFQGQYKSKLVCPVCSKVSITFDPFLYLPVPLPQKQKVLTVYYFAKEPHKKPIKFLVSISKENSSAMEVLDSVAHSVRVKPENLRLAEVIKNHFHRIFLPSNSLDTVSPTDLLLCFEVLSPELAKERVVELQVQQRPQVPSGPVAKCAACQKKQLPEDEKLKRCTRCYRVGYCNVTCQKTHWPDHKASCRPENIGFPFLISVPESRLTYARLAQLLEGYARYSVSVFQPPFQLGRMSPEQGLQPLHSDKLEPLAKSSCAAATSAPELGDGDRVSSLLQEPPLSPAVPELQPEMGDTTPVRSKVLTARSSLLSLDSGFSEHMESQGDSCCEKEPSYERALKPEAAIPGYQHTPDSLSARATQFYINKIDAANREQKLEDKGDTPLDLTDDCSLALVWKNNERLKEFVLVESKELECVEDPGSASEAARAGHFTLEQCLNLFTKPEVLAPEEAWYCPKCKQHREASKQLMLWRLPNVLIIQLKRFSFRSFIWRDKINDMVDFPVRSLDLSKFCIGRKGEQQLPMYDLYAVINHYGGMIGGHYTAYARLPNDKNSQRSDAGWRLFDDSTVTTVDESQVVTRYAYVLFYRRRNSPVERPLPGHPSDHRAERTPSAEAAASQASLIWQELEAEEQELQLEAPQRPARNSWRPCGQKRSPGTPQHPDEGCVRYFVLATTAAIVALFLNVFYPLIYQPRWR; encoded by the exons ATGTCCAGCAGCACAAATGTCCCTGGCCAGAGGAGAGTGTCTCGGGGCTTGGATGATGCCACCAAcaagaagaagcagaaggatCGAGCCAATCAGGAAAGCAAGGAAG TGTCTCGCCCTGAGCTTGAGCAGGCTGAGACTGCCCAGGAGAAGGACTCAGAGGAGG agctgctgctggactggAAGCAGAATGCCGATGAGATCATTATCAAGCTGAACTTGGGCAGTGGAGCTCTCAAGGTGGAGGATGTACGTGCTGATTTCACTGACACGGACTGTGTGGTCAGACTACCAG ACGGGCGCCAGTGGAGCTGTCAGTTCTATGAGGAGATTGAGGGCTCCTGCAGCAAGATCCAGTGCAAGAAGGGCAACTTTCTACAGCTTGTGCTTCAGAAGAAGATCCCACTCCATCACTGGTCTTCGCTTCTG aagaaaaggaaagacgGATCCAAAGAACTGGCCAAAGGGACTGCATGCTGGGAGAACGGGAAGGAGAAGGCTGCTTCTATAGAACTGACCCCTGAAGAGCCAAGGGCTGAAGGCACAGAGCCACCAAGATCCCGGCGAGAGCCCTCCAACCCCAAGCGTGCCCCAGGACGAAGTGAGGCCCTGGGAGGGAaaagcccagccagcccaggaacACAGAGTGGCCCCAGCGCCAAACGGGCAGTATACCTCAAAGTGGCTCCCACTGAAGAGGAGCCGAACGCCAGAGTCACCGGGAACACGGAGCCTGGCAAAGGGCACAGCGGGAGGGCCAGCAGCCGCCGCAACGGCAGAGCCAACCAGGTCGATGCGCCTGCGGCCCTTGCAGACCTCGCGCTGCCATTCGAGAAG GCTGTGGTTTTGGCCAAAGAGACTGTTCCCGTGGAGATGCCACCCCTTGCAGCTACCACAGAGGTGTTTCCCCACCGTGTTGCTGCCTGTGTTGAGAAGAGagtcctgcagccaggcagccctACTGAGGCCTTGCGGAGCCGGGACTGCCTGCCTATCCTGGGAGAGAGCTCTAAGGCCATCCCAGTGGCCACCCCTCCCATGGGCAGAGATGGTGAGAAGAGGGACTGGTCCAAGGAAGATGTGGCTCTGGAAGCCGCAGCTGATG AGCCAGAGCCTTTTGTAAGCCTGACCTTTGTCAAGAATGACTCGTATGAGAAGGGCAATGATCTGGTAGTGGTGCATGTCTATGTGAAGGAGATCCACAAGGAGACATCCAAGGTGTTGTTCCGGGAGCAAGACTTCACACTAGTGTTCCAGACAAG TGATACAAACTTCCTTCGTCTCCATCCTGGCTGTGGGCCCCACACAGTGTTCCGGTGGCAGGTGAAGCTCAG GAACCTTATTGAGCCGGACCAGTGCACATACAACTTCACGGTGTCTCGCATTGATGTCTGCCTGAAGAAACGCCAGAGCCAGCGCTGGGGGGGGCTGGAGGCTCCAGCCACACGAG TGGGTGGTGCAAAGGTTGCCATGCCTACAGGCCCTACCCCTCTGGATAAGAACCCTCCGGGCAGTAACCAGCACCCCCTCTCCAGCAAGGAAGAGGCCCGAACCAGTGACAAAGAGAAGCCGCGTGTGGAAGATGGGGCTCTGGATGGCGTGGCAGCCCATACGCCCCCAGAGCACTTGGCAGTGAAGCAAGAGCCACACATTCCTTCG CCCAAACCAACATGTATGGTGCCACCTATGACACACAGCCCGGTGAGTGCTGAGAGCGTGGAGGAcgatgaggatgaggatgagaaGAAGAAGGTCTGCCTGCCTGGCTTCACGGGGCTAGTGAACCTGGGCAACACCTGCTTCATGAACAGTGTCATCCAGTCCTTGTCGAACACCAGGGAGCTGCGTGACTATTTCCATG ATCGATCCTTTGAGTCTGAAATCAACTATAACAACCCGCTGGGGACGGGTGGACGCCTGGCCATTGGCTTTGCCATGCTGCTCAGAGCACTATGGAAGGGCACACACCATGCCTTCCAGCCCTCTAAACTGAAG GCAATTGTGGCCAGCAAGGCCAGCCAGTTCACTGGCTATGCCCAGCATGATGCTCAGGAGTTCATGGCCTTCCTGCTTGATGGCCTGCATGAGGACCTCAACCGCATCCAGAACAAGCCCTACACAGAGACTGTTGACTCGGATGGGAGGCCTGATGAG GTGGTAGCTGAGGAAGCTTGGCAGCGACACAAGATGAGGAACGACTCATTCATAGTAGACCTCTTCCAGGGCCAGTACAAATCCAAGCTTGTGTGCCCAGTGTGCTCCAAG GTGTCTATTACCTTTGACCCCTTCCTGTACCTCCCCGTGCCGCTCCCACAGAAGCAAAAGGTGCTGACTGTCTACTACTTTGCAAAGGAGCCACACAAGAAACCCATCAAG TTCCTCGTGAGTATCAGCAAGGAGAACTCCAGTGCCATGGAAGTACTTGACTCAGTGGCCCACAGCGTGCGCGTGAAACCAGAGAACCTGCGCCTGGCAGAG GTGATCAAGAATCACTTCCACCGCATATTCCTGCCATCTAACTCACTAGACACAGTCTCGCCAACGGacctgctgctttgctttgaggtgctgtccccagagctggccAAGGAGCGTGTGGTGGAGCTTCAAGTCCAGCAG CGTCCGCAGGTGCCCAGCGGCCCTGTCGCCAAGTGTGCGGCCTGCCAGAAGAAGCAGCTGCCAGAGGATGAGAAACTCAAGCGCTGCACGAGGTGCTATCGCGTCGGTTACTGCAATGT GACATGTCAGAAAACACACTGGCCAGACCACAAGGCTTCGTGCCGTCCCGAGAACATCGGTTTCCCCTTCCTCATCAGTGTGCCCGAGTCCCGCCTCACCTACGCCCGCCtggcccagctgctggagggctATGCAAG GTACTCAGTCAGCGTGTTCCAGCCTCCATTCCAGTTGGGCCGGATGTCGCCGGAGCAGGGactgcagcctctgcactcaGACAAGCTGGAGCCCCTGGccaagagcagctgtgcagcagccacctctgcccctgagctgggagatggggacagggtttccagcctcctgcaggagcccccGCTCTCACCAGCTGTGCCTGAACTGCAGCCAGAGATGGGGGATACTACCCCTGTCCGGAGCAAGGTCCTGACAGCCAGGAGTTCCCTGCTGAGCTTGGATTCTGGGTTCTCTGAGCACATGGAGTCTCAGGGTGACAGCTGTTGTGAGAAGGAGCCGTCCTATGAAAGAGCCCTCAAGCCAGAAG CTGCCATCCCTGGGTACCAACACACTCCAGACTCACTGAGCGCCCGCGCCACACAGTTCTACATCAATAAGATTGACGCTGCCAACCGAGAGCAGAAGCTGGAAGATAAAG GTGACACGCCCCTGGATCTGACAGATGACTGCTCCCTTGCCCTGGTGTGGAAGAACAATGAGCGCCTCAAGGAATTCGTCTTGGTAGAATCCAAGGAGTTGGAGTGTGTGGAGGATCCAGGCTCAGCCAGTGAAGCAGCCCGGGCCGGCCACTTCACCCTGGAGCAGTGCCTCAATCTCTTCACAAAGCCTGAAGTCCTGGCCCCGGAGGAAGCGTG GTACTGCCCCAAATGCAAGCAGCACCGCGAGGCTTCCAAGCAGCTGATGCTGTGGCGGCTTCCCAACGTCCTCATTATCCAGCTCAAGCGCTTCTCCTTCCGCAGCTTTATTTGGAGGGACAAGATCAATGACATGGTGGACTTCCCCGTCCG GAGCCTGGACCTGAGCAAGTTCTGCATTGGTCGGAAGGGCGAGCAGCAGCTGCCAATGTATGACCTGTATGCTGTGATCAACCACTATGGAGGCATGATTGGAGGGCACTACACAGCGTACGCCCGCCTGCCCAATGACAAGAACAGCCAGCGCAGCGACGCGG gCTGGCGGCTCTTCGATGACAGCACAGTCACCACCGTGGATGAGAGCCAGGTGGTGACCAGATACGCGTATGTCCTCTTCTACCGCCGGAGGAACTCTCCTGTGGAGAGGCCCCTGCCAGGGCATCCCTCAGACCACCGCGCCGAGCGCACCCCCTCTGCCgaagctgctgccagccag GCTTCTCTGATCTGGCAGGAACTGGAGGCTGAAGAACAAGAGCTGCAGCTTGAGGCACCCCAAAGGCCTGCAAGAAACTCCTGGAGGCCCTGTGGCCAGAAGCGGAGTCCAGGCACCCCCCAGCACCCAGATGAAGGCTGCGTCAGATACTTTGTCCTGGCCACCACGGCCGCAATTGTGGCTCTCTTCCTGAATGTCTTCTACCCGCTCATTTACCAGCCCCGCTGGAGATAG
- the USP19 gene encoding ubiquitin carboxyl-terminal hydrolase 19 isoform X3, producing the protein MSSSTNVPGQRRVSRGLDDATNKKKQKDRANQESKEELLLDWKQNADEIIIKLNLGSGALKVEDVRADFTDTDCVVRLPDGRQWSCQFYEEIEGSCSKIQCKKGNFLQLVLQKKIPLHHWSSLLKKRKDGSKELAKGTACWENGKEKAASIELTPEEPRAEGTEPPRSRREPSNPKRAPGRSEALGGKSPASPGTQSGPSAKRAVYLKVAPTEEEPNARVTGNTEPGKGHSGRASSRRNGRANQVDAPAALADLALPFEKAVVLAKETVPVEMPPLAATTEVFPHRVAACVEKRVLQPGSPTEALRSRDCLPILGESSKAIPVATPPMGRDGEKRDWSKEDVALEAAADEPEPFVSLTFVKNDSYEKGNDLVVVHVYVKEIHKETSKVLFREQDFTLVFQTSDTNFLRLHPGCGPHTVFRWQVKLRNLIEPDQCTYNFTVSRIDVCLKKRQSQRWGGLEAPATRGAVGGAKVAMPTGPTPLDKNPPGSNQHPLSSKEEARTSDKEKPRVEDGALDGVAAHTPPEHLAVKQEPHIPSPKPTCMVPPMTHSPVSAESVEDDEDEDEKKKVCLPGFTGLVNLGNTCFMNSVIQSLSNTRELRDYFHDRSFESEINYNNPLGTGGRLAIGFAMLLRALWKGTHHAFQPSKLKAIVASKASQFTGYAQHDAQEFMAFLLDGLHEDLNRIQNKPYTETVDSDGRPDEVVAEEAWQRHKMRNDSFIVDLFQGQYKSKLVCPVCSKVSITFDPFLYLPVPLPQKQKVLTVYYFAKEPHKKPIKFLVSISKENSSAMEVLDSVAHSVRVKPENLRLAEVIKNHFHRIFLPSNSLDTVSPTDLLLCFEVLSPELAKERVVELQVQQRPQVPSGPVAKCAACQKKQLPEDEKLKRCTRCYRVGYCNVTCQKTHWPDHKASCRPENIGFPFLISVPESRLTYARLAQLLEGYARYSVSVFQPPFQLGRMSPEQGLQPLHSDKLEPLAKSSCAAATSAPELGDGDRVSSLLQEPPLSPAVPELQPEMGDTTPVRSKVLTARSSLLSLDSGFSEHMESQGDSCCEKEPSYERALKPEAAIPGYQHTPDSLSARATQFYINKIDAANREQKLEDKGDTPLDLTDDCSLALVWKNNERLKEFVLVESKELECVEDPGSASEAARAGHFTLEQCLNLFTKPEVLAPEEAWYCPKCKQHREASKQLMLWRLPNVLIIQLKRFSFRSFIWRDKINDMVDFPVRSLDLSKFCIGRKGEQQLPMYDLYAVINHYGGMIGGHYTAYARLPNDKNSQRSDAGWRLFDDSTVTTVDESQVVTRYAYVLFYRRRNSPVERPLPGHPSDHRAERTPSAEAAASQASLIWQELEAEEQELQLEAPQRPARNSWRPCGQKRSPGTPQHPDEGCVRYFVLATTAAIVALFLNVFYPLIYQPRWR; encoded by the exons ATGTCCAGCAGCACAAATGTCCCTGGCCAGAGGAGAGTGTCTCGGGGCTTGGATGATGCCACCAAcaagaagaagcagaaggatCGAGCCAATCAGGAAAGCAAGGAAG agctgctgctggactggAAGCAGAATGCCGATGAGATCATTATCAAGCTGAACTTGGGCAGTGGAGCTCTCAAGGTGGAGGATGTACGTGCTGATTTCACTGACACGGACTGTGTGGTCAGACTACCAG ACGGGCGCCAGTGGAGCTGTCAGTTCTATGAGGAGATTGAGGGCTCCTGCAGCAAGATCCAGTGCAAGAAGGGCAACTTTCTACAGCTTGTGCTTCAGAAGAAGATCCCACTCCATCACTGGTCTTCGCTTCTG aagaaaaggaaagacgGATCCAAAGAACTGGCCAAAGGGACTGCATGCTGGGAGAACGGGAAGGAGAAGGCTGCTTCTATAGAACTGACCCCTGAAGAGCCAAGGGCTGAAGGCACAGAGCCACCAAGATCCCGGCGAGAGCCCTCCAACCCCAAGCGTGCCCCAGGACGAAGTGAGGCCCTGGGAGGGAaaagcccagccagcccaggaacACAGAGTGGCCCCAGCGCCAAACGGGCAGTATACCTCAAAGTGGCTCCCACTGAAGAGGAGCCGAACGCCAGAGTCACCGGGAACACGGAGCCTGGCAAAGGGCACAGCGGGAGGGCCAGCAGCCGCCGCAACGGCAGAGCCAACCAGGTCGATGCGCCTGCGGCCCTTGCAGACCTCGCGCTGCCATTCGAGAAG GCTGTGGTTTTGGCCAAAGAGACTGTTCCCGTGGAGATGCCACCCCTTGCAGCTACCACAGAGGTGTTTCCCCACCGTGTTGCTGCCTGTGTTGAGAAGAGagtcctgcagccaggcagccctACTGAGGCCTTGCGGAGCCGGGACTGCCTGCCTATCCTGGGAGAGAGCTCTAAGGCCATCCCAGTGGCCACCCCTCCCATGGGCAGAGATGGTGAGAAGAGGGACTGGTCCAAGGAAGATGTGGCTCTGGAAGCCGCAGCTGATG AGCCAGAGCCTTTTGTAAGCCTGACCTTTGTCAAGAATGACTCGTATGAGAAGGGCAATGATCTGGTAGTGGTGCATGTCTATGTGAAGGAGATCCACAAGGAGACATCCAAGGTGTTGTTCCGGGAGCAAGACTTCACACTAGTGTTCCAGACAAG TGATACAAACTTCCTTCGTCTCCATCCTGGCTGTGGGCCCCACACAGTGTTCCGGTGGCAGGTGAAGCTCAG GAACCTTATTGAGCCGGACCAGTGCACATACAACTTCACGGTGTCTCGCATTGATGTCTGCCTGAAGAAACGCCAGAGCCAGCGCTGGGGGGGGCTGGAGGCTCCAGCCACACGAG GTGCAGTGGGTGGTGCAAAGGTTGCCATGCCTACAGGCCCTACCCCTCTGGATAAGAACCCTCCGGGCAGTAACCAGCACCCCCTCTCCAGCAAGGAAGAGGCCCGAACCAGTGACAAAGAGAAGCCGCGTGTGGAAGATGGGGCTCTGGATGGCGTGGCAGCCCATACGCCCCCAGAGCACTTGGCAGTGAAGCAAGAGCCACACATTCCTTCG CCCAAACCAACATGTATGGTGCCACCTATGACACACAGCCCGGTGAGTGCTGAGAGCGTGGAGGAcgatgaggatgaggatgagaaGAAGAAGGTCTGCCTGCCTGGCTTCACGGGGCTAGTGAACCTGGGCAACACCTGCTTCATGAACAGTGTCATCCAGTCCTTGTCGAACACCAGGGAGCTGCGTGACTATTTCCATG ATCGATCCTTTGAGTCTGAAATCAACTATAACAACCCGCTGGGGACGGGTGGACGCCTGGCCATTGGCTTTGCCATGCTGCTCAGAGCACTATGGAAGGGCACACACCATGCCTTCCAGCCCTCTAAACTGAAG GCAATTGTGGCCAGCAAGGCCAGCCAGTTCACTGGCTATGCCCAGCATGATGCTCAGGAGTTCATGGCCTTCCTGCTTGATGGCCTGCATGAGGACCTCAACCGCATCCAGAACAAGCCCTACACAGAGACTGTTGACTCGGATGGGAGGCCTGATGAG GTGGTAGCTGAGGAAGCTTGGCAGCGACACAAGATGAGGAACGACTCATTCATAGTAGACCTCTTCCAGGGCCAGTACAAATCCAAGCTTGTGTGCCCAGTGTGCTCCAAG GTGTCTATTACCTTTGACCCCTTCCTGTACCTCCCCGTGCCGCTCCCACAGAAGCAAAAGGTGCTGACTGTCTACTACTTTGCAAAGGAGCCACACAAGAAACCCATCAAG TTCCTCGTGAGTATCAGCAAGGAGAACTCCAGTGCCATGGAAGTACTTGACTCAGTGGCCCACAGCGTGCGCGTGAAACCAGAGAACCTGCGCCTGGCAGAG GTGATCAAGAATCACTTCCACCGCATATTCCTGCCATCTAACTCACTAGACACAGTCTCGCCAACGGacctgctgctttgctttgaggtgctgtccccagagctggccAAGGAGCGTGTGGTGGAGCTTCAAGTCCAGCAG CGTCCGCAGGTGCCCAGCGGCCCTGTCGCCAAGTGTGCGGCCTGCCAGAAGAAGCAGCTGCCAGAGGATGAGAAACTCAAGCGCTGCACGAGGTGCTATCGCGTCGGTTACTGCAATGT GACATGTCAGAAAACACACTGGCCAGACCACAAGGCTTCGTGCCGTCCCGAGAACATCGGTTTCCCCTTCCTCATCAGTGTGCCCGAGTCCCGCCTCACCTACGCCCGCCtggcccagctgctggagggctATGCAAG GTACTCAGTCAGCGTGTTCCAGCCTCCATTCCAGTTGGGCCGGATGTCGCCGGAGCAGGGactgcagcctctgcactcaGACAAGCTGGAGCCCCTGGccaagagcagctgtgcagcagccacctctgcccctgagctgggagatggggacagggtttccagcctcctgcaggagcccccGCTCTCACCAGCTGTGCCTGAACTGCAGCCAGAGATGGGGGATACTACCCCTGTCCGGAGCAAGGTCCTGACAGCCAGGAGTTCCCTGCTGAGCTTGGATTCTGGGTTCTCTGAGCACATGGAGTCTCAGGGTGACAGCTGTTGTGAGAAGGAGCCGTCCTATGAAAGAGCCCTCAAGCCAGAAG CTGCCATCCCTGGGTACCAACACACTCCAGACTCACTGAGCGCCCGCGCCACACAGTTCTACATCAATAAGATTGACGCTGCCAACCGAGAGCAGAAGCTGGAAGATAAAG GTGACACGCCCCTGGATCTGACAGATGACTGCTCCCTTGCCCTGGTGTGGAAGAACAATGAGCGCCTCAAGGAATTCGTCTTGGTAGAATCCAAGGAGTTGGAGTGTGTGGAGGATCCAGGCTCAGCCAGTGAAGCAGCCCGGGCCGGCCACTTCACCCTGGAGCAGTGCCTCAATCTCTTCACAAAGCCTGAAGTCCTGGCCCCGGAGGAAGCGTG GTACTGCCCCAAATGCAAGCAGCACCGCGAGGCTTCCAAGCAGCTGATGCTGTGGCGGCTTCCCAACGTCCTCATTATCCAGCTCAAGCGCTTCTCCTTCCGCAGCTTTATTTGGAGGGACAAGATCAATGACATGGTGGACTTCCCCGTCCG GAGCCTGGACCTGAGCAAGTTCTGCATTGGTCGGAAGGGCGAGCAGCAGCTGCCAATGTATGACCTGTATGCTGTGATCAACCACTATGGAGGCATGATTGGAGGGCACTACACAGCGTACGCCCGCCTGCCCAATGACAAGAACAGCCAGCGCAGCGACGCGG gCTGGCGGCTCTTCGATGACAGCACAGTCACCACCGTGGATGAGAGCCAGGTGGTGACCAGATACGCGTATGTCCTCTTCTACCGCCGGAGGAACTCTCCTGTGGAGAGGCCCCTGCCAGGGCATCCCTCAGACCACCGCGCCGAGCGCACCCCCTCTGCCgaagctgctgccagccag GCTTCTCTGATCTGGCAGGAACTGGAGGCTGAAGAACAAGAGCTGCAGCTTGAGGCACCCCAAAGGCCTGCAAGAAACTCCTGGAGGCCCTGTGGCCAGAAGCGGAGTCCAGGCACCCCCCAGCACCCAGATGAAGGCTGCGTCAGATACTTTGTCCTGGCCACCACGGCCGCAATTGTGGCTCTCTTCCTGAATGTCTTCTACCCGCTCATTTACCAGCCCCGCTGGAGATAG